CCTTGACCTGGAGGCCGCGCCCCACCTCACGGTTGCCACGCTTTCGTCCCTGCCAGCCCCGATTGCGGCGCTGTCGGCCCGTGATCGCCGGCCAGCCCCGCACCTCCGCACGGGCACGACGCTCCGCCGCATCCTCTCTCGTCTGGTCCCGGTCAGGCTCCGGGACCGACTAGTTCCGTCGGGCTGAGTTGAGGGGGCGTGGCGAGGATCGCGGATCGGGAACGAACCCGGCAGCGGCTGTAGGGGCGACCGGACCAGCGGCTGGCGTCCGGCGCAGGCCGGCTCTTACCGCCGCCCGACGCATCGAGTATCAAATCCTGGTATCAGCCGGGGTGACGCTCGCTGGCTCACGATGACGTTCGCCCAGCTCACAAACTTGCGCCGTGATCTCAGAAGGCCTCCGGCGACCCCGGTACGGCGTAGCTCATAACCCTTGGGTCGCAGGTTCGAATCCTGCCCCGCCCAGCCTGATTTCGATCACCGGTCGGGAGCTGAAGAGCCCCGCGGTCCGAGGCCGCCGGCGGTGCGCCCCGGAGTCTCGGGCCCGGGATCAGTGGACGGTGATCGTCCCGCCCATCCCGGCGTGGTAGGTGCAGACGTAGGCGAAGCTCCCGGGTTTGGGGAAGCGCAGGCGGAAGCTCTCACCACCCTGCATCGACGACGACTGGACGTAGCCGTCGAAGGTCACGTTGTGCGGGGTGGTCCCGGCATTGCGCCACTCGACCACGTTCCCGACCGCGACGGTCGTGGTGGCGGGGCCGAAGGCGAGCTCGTCGCTCTCCCTGATCACCGCGGCCGCGGCCGTCCCTGCCGGAACCGGCTGGGGTCCGTCCGGGGGCGGGGTGGCGAGCACGCCCGTGCCGCCGTTGCCGCACCCCGTCAGCACCAGCAGCGTCCCCGCGGCCACCCCCGTCAGTGTGGCCCGCCGCGTTCGCATCGCCCTCACCTCCCCACCGCCGACCATGGGCTCATTGGCCCATGGCCATCGTAGGTCATCCACCCCAGCACCCACCCCCTCGGCGGCTCTCCAGCCAGGGCACGTGGCGCCGGTGCACGCCTCCGCGCCGGACCGGCACGCGGCGGTACCCTGAGGCGTGTCCTCGACCATCCCCTCCGACCCCACCGGCGGCGCCACGCCGGCGCCGGAGGGCCGGGTGCGCCGGCCCGACAAGCAGCTCTACATGCTGCTCATCGCCCTCGCGGCGCGCACCCGCGCCGACTGCCTCGGCCGGCGGGTCGGCGCCGTGATCTGGCTCGAGGGACGGGTGCTCTCCACCGGCTACAACGGCACCCCCTTCGGCATGCCCAACTGCTCCGAGGGCGGCTGCCACCGCTGCGCCAACCGCGACGCCGGGCCGTTCCTGCGCGGCGGCGCCTACGACGTCTGCCTGTGCGTCCACGCCGAGCAGAACGCGCTGCTCACCGCCGCGCGCTTCGGCCAGCGCACCCTCGGCGCCTCGGTGACGAGCACCACCCAGCCCTGCTTCGGATGCCTGAAGGAGCTGCTCCAGGCGGGCATCACCGAGGTCCGCTACCTCCATCCGTGGGACCCTGTCGAGGCCTACGGCGACCCCGCCCTCGCCACCCAGTACGCCGCGCTGCGCAGCCGCTTCGCCGTCTTCGAGCGGGTCGGCGACCCCTCGATGGACACCCCCGCGCTCTTCGCGCCCGTGCTCGACCCCCCGGACGGCGCCGGCTGACGCTCAGGCCTGGTCGACGCGCTGCTCGCGCTGCTCG
This DNA window, taken from Candidatus Dormiibacterota bacterium, encodes the following:
- a CDS encoding plastocyanin/azurin family copper-binding protein: MRTRRATLTGVAAGTLLVLTGCGNGGTGVLATPPPDGPQPVPAGTAAAAVIRESDELAFGPATTTVAVGNVVEWRNAGTTPHNVTFDGYVQSSSMQGGESFRLRFPKPGSFAYVCTYHAGMGGTITVH
- a CDS encoding dCMP deaminase family protein → MSSTIPSDPTGGATPAPEGRVRRPDKQLYMLLIALAARTRADCLGRRVGAVIWLEGRVLSTGYNGTPFGMPNCSEGGCHRCANRDAGPFLRGGAYDVCLCVHAEQNALLTAARFGQRTLGASVTSTTQPCFGCLKELLQAGITEVRYLHPWDPVEAYGDPALATQYAALRSRFAVFERVGDPSMDTPALFAPVLDPPDGAG